Within the Patescibacteria group bacterium genome, the region TGGCTGGTAACCGACAGCAGACGGGATACGACCTAATAGCGCAGATACTTCGGAGCCAGCCTGAGTGAAGCGAAAAATATTATCAACAAACAATAATACATCTTGATTTTCAGAATCACGAAAATGTTCCGCCATCGTGAGCGCCGTCAATGCAACGCGCGCGCGCGAACCCGGCGGCTCGTTCATCTGGCCGAACACAAGTGTTGTTTTATCCAATACACCACTAGATTGCATTTCGTGATACAAATCATTTCCTTCGCGTGTACGTTCGCCCACACCTGCAAAAACAGAAACACCTCCATGCTGTGCGGCAATATTTCGAATAAGTTCTGTGATTACAACCGTCTTGCCCACACCTGCACCTCCGAACAAACCGACTTTGCCGCCTTTCAGAAAGGGGCAAATAAGATCTACGACTTTGATGCCTGTTTCAAACACTTCACTCTCGGTTGATTGCGCAATAAAGGGCGGCGCCTCGCGATGGATCGGCACACGCTGCTTTGACTCCAAATCCCCCTTGCCATCGATGGGCTCACCAAGCACATTGAACATACGGCCTAATGTTTCCTTGCCAACAGGCACCGAAATAGGCGCGCCAGTATCGATTGCATCGCAATTGCGCTGTAGACCTTCCGTCGGACCCATGGCAATTGCACGCACAGTATTGTTGCCAAGATGCTGCTGAACTTCACAGACAAGTTTTCCATTGGGACCTTCGATAACAAGCGCATGGGTAAGCGCAGGCAGATGTCCTTCAAATACAACATCAACGACTGGTCCGATGATTTGCGAAATGGTTCCTTTATTCATAGGTGTGTATCATAATTCATAATCGGTAAGATAGTGTTATTCCAAAGCAGCGCGGCCAGATGAAATTTCTGCAATTTCCTGCGTAATGCCCGCTTGGCGGATTTGGTTATACGTGAGGGAAAGATCGGAAAGCAGATCAGAGGCTGATGATGTCGCATTGTGCATCGCGAGCATACGTGCGCTATGTTCGGATGCTTCGCTTTCGAGGACTGCTTGAAAAATCTGCACATCCAGAAGACGAGGTAAGACTGCCTTGATTACTTCTGTATCCGACGGCTCAAAAAGAACCGGTAAAGTTGCTGTTGTGCCTTCCCTGTGGTGTTCCTCAACCTCGAGCGGCAGGAGTGTTTTGGCAACCGAAGACTGTTTAACCGAGGAAACAAAATGCATGGCAACAAGTATGACTTTATCAAGCTCGCCGCGGATATACATATCGCTGATAACATGGGAGATTGGCGCAACATCCATAATAGAACGAGTGATATCATTTTTTGGAAAATCCGCCTTGACAGTGTACCCGGAGCGAGCAGCAAGCTCTCCCCCTTTCTTGCCTAGAGAAAAAAGTAGGGTATGTGTTGCTCCAGATTCTTTCTCGCGAGCTACGGTACGCTGGACCTGTGCAAGAAGTGCATTATTGAATCCTCCGCAAAGCCCTCGATTGGTACTCACAAGAACAATGCCTAATGTTTTCACAGGACGTTTTGCAAGGAGTGGATGAAGCTGCTCATCATGATTTGGATCCAAGCGACTAAGTATATCCCATGCAGTTGTTGCATAGGGACGTGTTGCAAGAGCCGCAGTCACTGCACGCCTCATTTTGGAAGCGGAAACAAGCTCCATTGCCTTTGTCATTTTTTTTGTATTGCCGATTGATCGGATCTGCCGGCGGATTGCAAGCGTACCTTTTGCCATACTTACAGCTGTGCCGTAGCATTAAAATCTGTGATTGCTTTTTTGAGAAGGTGTTCTGTTTCTTCGTTAAGCTCGCCAGTTTCGCGGATCGACTGGAGTACGATTTTCTCGTTTGCACTTTCAATATAATTGATAAAGTGTTCTTCCCATTTTTGGATTTTATCCACTTCAATTGTATCGAGGTGTCCGTTCACGCCTGCATACAGCAGAACAACCTGCTGTTCAACGGGACGTGGTTTGTATTGTCCTTGCTTGAGTAATTCTGTAAGCCGCTTACCCCGATTGATTTGTTTTTGCGTTGTTTCATCCAGATCTGATCCGAATTGAGCGAATGCGGCAAGTTCGCGGTACTGTGCCAAGTCAAGACGGAGACGGCCGGCAACTTTTTTCATCGCTTTTGTTTGTGCAGATGAGCCGACACGAGACACCGACAAACCAACATTCAAAGCGGGGCGTATGCCCTGGTAAAAGAGATCTGTTTCCAGGTAAATTTGTCCATCGGTAATGGAAATAACGTTTGTGGGAATATATGCAGATACATCGCCTGCCTGCGTTTCAATAATAGGCAGAGCGGTCAATGAACCGCCACCATTGTCAGCATTTAGTTTTGCAGCGCGCTCCAACAAACGTGAATGGAGGTAAAAAATATCGCCAGGATATGCCTCGCGCCCCGGCGGTCGACGCAATAAAAGCGAAAGTTGGCGATACGCAACCGCATGCTTGGAAAGATCATCATAGACAATAAGTACGTCCTTACCCTGTTCCATAAAGTATTCTCCCATTGCGCATGCTGCGTAGGGAGCTATAAAACTCATGGCCGCCGGATCGGATGCACCTGCAAGTACCACTACTGTATAATCCATTGCGCCTTCTTCGGAAAGGCGTGAAACAATTTTTGCAATTTTAGATTCCTTCTGTCCTATTGCTACATAGATACAGAATACGGGAGCGCCTTTTGCATATTCACTCTTTTGGCTGATGATGGCATCGAGCGCCACGGCAGTTTTGCCTGTTTGGCGATCGCCGATAATCAGTTCTCGTTGCCCTCTGCCAATTGGTATCATTGCATCTACTGCCGTTATGCCCGTAATGAGCGGCTGCCGTACCGATTGTCGCGTGATAACACCCGGAGCGATTTTTTCAATAGGATAAAAGGTATCCGTAGCAATGGGCCCCTGCCCATCAATAGGTGCTCCAAGAGCATCAACAACACGACCCACAAGACCGGGACCTACCGGAACTTCCAGAATACGTCCCGTAGGTTTTACGCGATCGCCCTCTCTTAAACTCCTGAAATCTCCCAAAATCATTGCGCCAACAGTATCTTCTTCAAGATTCAGTACGACACCCATAACCGTTGAACCATCATGGGAAAGAAATTCAAGCATTTCCGATTGACGCGCATCTGCCAACCCGGAGATTTTTGCAATACCATCCCCTACTTCGATAACATTACCTTCTTTTTGGACCTGTAGATCGCTTTTGAAAGATTCAAGCTGCTTCTGAAGTGATTGTATGAGATATTCTGATGACATAATAACGTATTCAGTTAGGCATGGGCACTTTTTTGTAAATGGCGACGTAATGCATGGAGGCGTCCCGCATCGCTAGCATCGACGACAAGGTCTTGTGCTTTCACTCTGAATCCTCCGATGAGATCCGCATCGACAGTAAAGGAAATATTGCTCTTTTTCCCGTATGATGCATGGATCATTTCCTCGAACATCTTTTTTTCATTGGCAGTGGGTTGGCTTGCGGTTGTAATAGTTACGCGAACAGAGCCCTCGAGGCGACTTGTGACATCACGCAACGATCGTGCTACCGCACCTGCCGTTCGAAGCAATCCTTGCCTAGCTAAAAAAGATACAAATTCATGTATCATGGTATCAATCTGCTGATGTGTTTTGCCTTTTGCCAGAGCAAGGAGGCTTTCCGCATATCGCTGGGGGGCTATCTTCATACGTTTTTTTTGAGCCGATCAACGGCTTTTTTAGCAAGATCTTTTGAAATCTTTTTTTCACCGCTTGTTTGTGCTATCGATGCAGATGCCTGCACAACGAGATCAACAATATCTTTTTTTGCATCTTCGAGCATTTGTTGTTTTTCCTGTTCTATGCGCGTCTTGGCCTGAGTAACAACGCGCTTCACTTCTTCACGAGTTTGCTTCACTGTTTCTTGCCGATGCTGCTCCGCTAATGCCGATGCTTCTTCCAAAATCTTTTCTGCTTCTTTCTTTGCCTTGAGAACGATTTGCTTATAGGTCTGGTCGGTGAGTTTCAGCTTCTCTTCAGCTGCATCGGCATCTGCCAACCCTTTTTCGATCTTTGCAGTGCGCTTTTCAAGCAATGCAAGAAGGGGCTTATACAAGAGCTTGTACAGGGCAAAAAAAAGAATTGCGAAATTGACAAGTTGGGCTACAAGCAACCTCCAATCAACACCGAGTGATGTGAGGATTTCCATAGATGGTGTATGACTAAAAAGTTAAACGAACTTTATAAGGAGCGCTATAACAAGCGCATAAATGGCGATAGCTTCGGTAAACGCAATACCCAAAATCATGACCGTCTGGATCTTGCCTGACGCTTCAGGATTGCGACCGATTGCCTCAAGGGCTTTACCTACCAATAACCCGATACCAATACCAGGACCAATAGCGCCAAGACCCATGGCAAGACCCGGTCCCAATGCTTTAGCCCATTCTACTGAAGCTTTTACAAGCTCTAAATTTTCCGGCATATCTGCTCTGGATTTAATAATAAAAACACGATGCACGAAATAAATCTTCATGGCATGTCGTTATTGTAGCGCACATTTTGAAGGTGTCAACAGGTCTACTGACCTTTCCTAATCATCTTAACTGATAAAATGTATGATTTTGAGTCGGATTCGATATTCTGGAGCCTCAAAAAACCGCAATTGTATCCGTAGATACGATGAGGATTTTTTGAGGCGAAGAACGAGAAGGCGGCAAAAATCATAGGCTTTAGCGTTAAGATGATTAGGAAAGGTCAGTAAGTGCATAAAAAAACCTCGCTGTGAGTAGCGAGGGAGGTGAATACCTATCTTGAAGGATTTGTTGCTTGCTCGTTTTTGAGCTCATCTACTGAACCGGGGTTCTCCCAGGGGAAAAATACTGCCTCGTGACAATCGATATCTCTGAGCTTATCATGAGTTCCTAGCGGAGTATCCGAACCGGGATACATAGACTGAATAATCATCGCGGGAGTATCCCCATCAAAACGGGGTTGCTCTAGACTATAAATGACCGTAAGTGTTTTCGTCAGTGGAGCAGGAACTGTTGGGTCTTTTACGCGCCATGCCCGTGTCCACTTATTCGGATTAAATTCTTCTATATCAAAGGGGATATCGAATAGGTGTACGGCTGAAGCCCAGCCAACATAGGATGGGTACTCGATTTCAACACTCCACGTACCGCAGGGATCGGGCTTATTAGAAAGCACTTCTAGCGCTTCATCAACCAACTCTGAGAGGATAAAGGAGTCGGTAAGAAATTGGTTGTCATATTTCCACCGATAGAAATTTCCTGCAAGCGGCTGCCCACTCTGGCGAAAACATGTCGACCGAAGGCGGTTGCGCTGACGAACCGGCAGAATGATGCGAATGGTTGAACCCTGATGTATCAATGAACAAGTATAGATGGTTTCCATCATCTCGATTGCCATTATACACCAAAATGCCCCTTTTGTCAATAAAAAACCTCGCTAGAGAGCGAGGAGCTAGATGGAATTTGTAATCGGATACCGCTTTCTCAAGAAGTACCGCACGCTTATAGAGTGGGTGCGCATTTCTTTTCAGTTCAAGGTCCTTTCGAGTAGATGATCGTAGCTTCTGCTCTGGTATGAAATTTAATGCAGCAAAAATAGCCATACCTATAAGACCTAACAGTATGAAAGCTACAAAGATCCAACCAAACCATGGCCACGTAATCACTCCTTTACTCGTAGAAGCTGCGAGGGTAAAGAAAGAGGTTATCGCACCAAACACAGCACAACCGACAGAACCATAGAGGGGGTCAGCGTAACGCACCTCTATTTTGTCTACTTCACTAAGGAAAATATATGAAGAAGCTCTATAAAAAAATATCATCGTTCAAAAGTGAGGCTGCGGAACGAAAGTTTTGGGAAACCAACGATTCAACTCAGTATATTGATTGGCGAAAAGCAAAAAAAACAAGATTCCCAAATCTCAAACCTTCAACAGAAACTATTTCTCTCCGTCTGCCACAGGGAATGCTGGAAGAGATTAAGATTCGAGCGCAAAAACGCGATGTTCCCTACCAGTCGCTTATCAAAATCATGCTTGATAGTAAACTGCGCGAGGATAGATAGTCTAGTGGTGCGCTTCTTCGGTTGCCATTTTGATAAACACGATCGTGAGCATGGAAAACACCAATGCCTGGATAAAGCCAACAAACAACTCAAGCGCCATAAACGGCAGAGGTACAATATACGGCACGAGCGTGTACATCACGATCAAAAGCACTTCTCCGGCAAAAATATTGCCAAACAAACGAAAAGAGAATGACACCAATTTTGCCACTTCTGAAATCAGTTCCAAAATCCCAACAAAAAAACTTATGGGGCTTTTGAAATTTAAAAATTTTGAAATATATTTGGAAAACCCAATACTCATGACGCCGACCACCTGAATAGTAATAACACTGATAAGGGATAATGCGATAGTAAAGTTAAGGTCGGCCGCACTCGCACGAATAAACGGTATAATAATTCGCTTTCCTTCATGTTCTTCCCAAAGCCCCACAGATCCCATGCCGGGTAAAAGCTCCGTCCAATTTGTGAGAATGATGAATAAGAAAATAGTTGCAATGAGAGGAAAGAATCTTTTGGTCTGTTCCTTATTGCCCATGACGCCTTCAACAATCCCAAACAAAAAATCGATAACAACCTCTGCAATATTTTGAGCGCCCCTCGGCACGAGCGTAAGCTTGCGCGTTATGACATATCCCGCAACGCACAAAAAAACTATGATGATCCACGAAATCAGTATACTGTTCGTAACAGGAAACGAACCGATATGAAAAAGTGTTTCTGCGCTAATGGAGATATTCATAGTTCTTTTTTATCTGAAGGCGAATTAGATGTATCATCAAGGATTTCTTTTGTTTTGCGATACACAAGCACCGTTGAAATCACAATTGCAAAGAGAATACTTATAAGCAGAATAAGTGGTTTTGTTTTGAATGTAGAATCAAGAAATGCACCAAGAATCGCAAACCCAACAAGCGGCAATGCAATGAAGTACCCCATTTCAAGCGCTATGCCAAGCGCATGAAATTGTTTATTTTGTTCATTCTGTGCCACATTCAAGAGGTTTTTATAAAAACTAACAAGGACATTTGAAATGTCTTCATATAGTATAGTATACCACCTATAGGCATTTTTTGCAATTGATGCCATTGACAATAACTAACTATAATGCAATACTTTGTTTTATGAATTCCTCTATTCCCCAATGTATTCTAGTAGCTGAGGACGATGATATGATATGGGAACTTGGGATTAGGAAATTATTCACTGTTCTTTTTCCAATCAGCAAACTCGTGCGCGCTCGGAATGAAGCAGAAGTATACATTGCCATTGCCAATCAGAAACCCGACCTTATCACAATGGATGGCACTCTTGCTGACGGATCTCAAGGCCTAGCCATCGCGCGCGAACTTCGCACGCTCGATATTCAAGCTCCTATTGTTATGCTTTCAGCCGCAGGGATGTCGGGACAAGAAATACGTGAGGCAGGCGCACAGGCCTACTGCCTTAAAATGGATATGTCAAAAAAACTCCCGGGCATCTTTGCCCAATTGGGATTTGCAACAGAACAAAACCCCGGCCGTTCACATTGAGCGGCATTTTTTATTCCAACCTAAAAAGCCGTTTGGCATTTTCTGTCGTTTGCCGTGCCACTTCTTCAGAAGATACGCCTCGTAATGATGCGACCTTGTCTACAACGAATTCAACATACATAGGAACATTGCGCTTTCCTCGAAATGGCACAGGAGTTAAATAGGGCGCATCTGTTTCTACAAGCAATTTTTCCAAGGGAAGATTTTTGACAATCTCGTCGTACTGCGATGCAAACGTGATAATGCCGGTGAATGAAATAAGAAAACCCAGTTTCAAATACACCTCCGCCTGTTCGAGAGTGCCGGTAAAACAATGCAGCACGCCCCGCTCGCTATCCCCTTCTTTCCACTCACCAAATGAACTGCTAAGTATCTCGATAATTTCTGTGTGAGTATTGCGGCTATGGATAATAAGTGGTTTTGAAAGTGCTTTTGATAGTGCAATATGCCGTTCAAAAAGCTCCTGCTGACGAGTTTTTTCCTGCTGAATATCAATTCCTTCCGGCAATCGATACCAATCAAGTCCTGTCTCCCCTATTGCAACAACTTTGAATGAAGACGCTCCTAGCTGAAAAAATTTTTCATACTCAAAGACCTCCCTAGAGTCGTTAGGATGCTGACCCACGGCAGCCCATGTATGCGCGCCGATTGATTCCGCACATTGGATAGCGGCAGCGCTGCTTTCGTAATCGCAGCCGACAATAATCATGCCAATGTTACTTCTCTGCGCTTGAGCAATAACATCATCACGATCTACATCGTACTGTCGAAACTGAATTTGACAATGCGTATCAATAAGTCTGAGTGGCATACGATTCAGCTATTTTTTCTTTTCAGAAGGCGCTGCCTTTTCCGACTTTGAATTTTTTGAATTCTTTGCTGATTGTTCCTGTTCTTTAAGTATTTCATCCAAAAAGCCTTTAAGCTGTTGGTACTCTTTTGAATTCATGTCAATATTCAACTTGCTGGGATCGATATTTTTTAGCTGATCAAGGTTAATATTTTTCGGATCAATAATACTCGGCAATCCCTGTGGCAGCTTTGAGGCATCAGGCAATAGCGGTGTAAGCATGGTATTCACCGTATTAATTACCGGCAGAAATGGTGACTGCTTTAATTGCTCTGTAAGTTTTGTCGAAAAAGGAAAATGCAGCAGAAGAAAAACGGTTGCACTTACCAATAACACTCCTTCAAGTACGCCAATAATGCCACCCAGCAGCCTATTGGTAAACTTCATGAAGGGCGCAAATGAAAAAATACGAAACATGTAGTCCGCAATGCTTATAACAATGCCAAATGCAAATTGTGTGCCAAAGAATAAAAGGCCATATGCCGCAACTACCGAAAGTTGTTGCGCAATAATCTGCCACTGGGAGAATGATGGTTTGAGATAGACTGCAACGGCAGGGTGGTATGTTGCAGCAATCCATAGAGCAAGGAAAAATCCGGCGATCGATCCGATTTGCTTAATAAATCCGCGGACAAACCCCATGAGGAAAAAAATGGCAAGGATGATGAGGATAATAACGTCGGGGTTGAAAGACATATGCTCTCGTTATGGCAATGGTGGAAAAAGGCTTTCGCTCTTTGTAATATGTTCTATTGGGACACTGCTGATCGTGCGTGATTGTTCACATGTAAGTGATCGCTGTTGTTCTCCGATGCCAAGCTGTTCCCATATTTTTTCAGCTGTTTTGGGCATAAACGGATAGACCATTACACTGATATGGCGCAATACTTCTACAAGCGTTTGTATAACAGCAGTATAGCGGGCTTTATCGCTTTTTGAAAGCGCCCACGGCTTTTGCTGCTCGATATACTTATCGCCAAATGATATGAGATTCCATACTTCACTGAGCGCTTCGTCGGGGTGATACTCTTCCATTGCATGCGTCCATTCATTCCAACACTCTCCAATTGCATCCTTTGCCTCGCTATCTAGAGACACCGGCGAAGCAGAATTATATTCTCGCGATGCCATTGTTGCTACGCGACTCGTAAAATTACCCAAACCTTTCGCAAGATCCGCCGTGTAGCGCTCTTTAAGACGACTAAAGGAAAAATCACCATCTGAACCGAAGGGAATCTCACGCGCCAGAAAGTAGCGAAGCACATCATTGCCATAACTTTGCGCCAATGCAACAGGATCGATTGCATTGCCCATTGATTTGCCCATTTTGTGTCCATCGATAGTAAAAAACCCGTGCGCAAATACTCTTTTGGGAAGCGGCAGGCCGGCAGCCATCAACATTGCAGGCCAGAGAGCGCAATGAAACTTGATAATATCCTTGCCAACCACATGCATATCCGCAGGCCAATGTTTACCAAACAGTTCATCATTCCATCCATACCCCACACCCGTGAGGTAGTTGATAAGCGCGTCGAACCAGACATAGATGACCTGGGACTCATCAATAGGAATCGGGATTCCCCACTTCGCACTCTGTCGCGAGATACTAATGTCTTCCATGTGATGTTCGATGTAATTGCGGATTTCATTACGGCGGCTTACCGGCTGGATGAAATCAGGATGCGCATCAATATGCTCAAGAAGGCGGTCGCGATAGCTTGTCAGTTTGAAAAAATAATTCTCCTCCTTGATTTCTTGGGGCGGGCACGGATGATTGGGACAGTTGCCATTCACCAAATCACTCTCACGCACGAACGCCTCGCATCCCGTACAGTAGAGACCTGTGTATGTTCCTTTGTAGATGTCGCCTTTTTCATGGACGGCGAGAAAAAACTTTTTTACCCCTTGTTTGTGCCGTTCTTCAGTGGTGCGAATAAAATCCGTATAAAGGATATCTAAACTGTCCCACGTACTTCGCCACAACGCTGATTGCGCATCAATAAACCGCTGAATGTCTGTTTCTCCACTTTTAAGAGCTGCATCAAGGCTCCCCTGGCTATTCTCATCCGTACCGGTTAGGAAAAATGCGTCTTCACCCTTCATGCGATGGTACCGTGTAAAAATATCCGCAATGATCGTGGTATATGCATGCCCGATATGGGGTTTGTCATTGATATAATAAATCGGCGTGGTGATGGTGTAGGATTTTTGCGGCATAGTATGGATCAGACTGTATACGATAGAGGCGATTTTAGCAATATGCTACGGCGTCAATTTCATGTTTGGCGCCATAAATTGCGGCTGCATTTTTTCCATGTCTTCAGCTTCGATTTCTATCGTATCGCTCGTTGAGATTTTGAGTTTCATTGTCCGTTCGGGTTTTAAGTGATTATGGTAATAATACTTCCCGGGTTTGGTAAACGTATATTCAAAATACGATCCCGGCGCGATGCTTTTTAAGGAGTTAAATTCAGGAACTGAAGTATGCGTCGGATGTGGATCTGCCGCAATCCATAGATCGTGTGATGATGCGTTATAAAAATAGACTTTCTTTCCCACTTTGCCGTAATTCCAGAAGTCATGCGCCTCATCTTTATAACAAATCACATCAAGTGTTTGATAGCTCGATGCCCGCGACTGCTCGCATGCGCGTCCACTCGTGAGATCATCAAACCCTTTTGACGTATTCTGTTTTGAATTGAGATTTTTGGTCGATTGTATCAATGATTGAAGTGTTTTGCCTGTATTTTTTATGTCTTTTACGATGCGTTCATAGACTCCGCGAATGCTTCCCGGGGGAACACTCGGGAATTCATCAATATCATCATCAAGATTGGTGATTGTTTCTTTTATATCAGCAAGTGCGTCTTGGAGATCTTGTTTTTCCTCATCTCCATCCTGCCACTTGAGGGATGGTTCCAATTGGAGTGCCAAATCCTCATAGGTTTCCAGTGTACTCTTTAGTTGAGTGCTGGCTTTCTGGAGTTCAAATACTGGTATGCGCTTACTCAAAATCCCGAGAGCAATAAGCTCTCGCACAGCCAATTCGATTGCGGATCTCTCTTTTGCCTGTTCAATTCTATTTCCAATTGCACGAACTTTTTCCAGATCGGCTGTAAGCGGCTGAATAAGATTTTCCAGTCCTAAATAACGAGCGCTTTTCATCGCATCATCAAGTCTGCGAGTGCGCAACACTACCTCTGCCTTTCCCGCCGCAACCACTTTTTTGATGCCGTATTTTTTTGATGGTTTGGGAAGCTTAGGCATTCTCTCTGACAATGCTTTCGGTAAAGGTCCCGATTGAAGCTGGGGCACCTTTGTTCTAAAGATATCCTGTTCCTTCTTCTTTACAACAAGCACGTCGGACTCATGGTCGGGCCGCAAATGATTATGGTACTCCCAACTCCCCCTTTTCTTGAACGTATATGACCATGACTGGCCAGGAAGAATCATTCCTGAATCAAGATCAGACAAGAGATCGTGGGTTGGATGGCTACCTGACGCCACATTAAGGTTTTCTTTAGAATCATTTCTAAAAAGTATCTTCGTACCCTGCTCAATGACGGCAGATCCGGAAAAGAATCCCTCTTCGTCATAGCATTGTACTTCGGTTTTCGGTTCTGAAGACCCGTTGCAAAAACGCGCCGCATCCGCTTCTTGGATAGAAAAAAGAAAAAGGGCGCTCATAAATCCAATAAAAAAGAATAGTCTATGCATAAGAACACATGGTTAATAATAGGTACTTATAGAGTATCACAATGGGGGTGTATCACGCCAGAGAATATAAAAAAAGACGCGGAATTAGCGCGTCGAGCGGTCCATGGGGACCCACTTCATAAGCAATTCGGCAACATGCCAAATATACTTGTCATGGTTCTTTTCAGCAACTGGACATTCTGTATAAATACCGCTCCCGTCATTAAACTGTACGGCAAGTCCATAATGCTGTGGGCCATTGGGCGTCTTCAGCCACATAAGGTTTCCATGCAGAGTAATGGACCCCGTCGGTACTTGTGTGCGGTGATCATTCAGGATCTTATTAACTTGCGCACCCAGCTCTTTGGCATTGGGACCCAGAAATACAATCTCTTTCACGGGGAGATTGTTGTACTTTGTTGATTCCCCTCTATTTGAGAATAAAGATAATCCACAAAACACCACAGCCATAACAACCACTATCATAGGTAGCCAAAGAAATGGCGGTAGTCTAAAAGTAAAGGTGTATTCGCGTTCGAATAGTGTATCTAGTGTATCTTTTGAAGGAACTACAATCTTACTCTCTTCTCTCATCTCTCTTTTTGACATCCCTATCTAAGCACATTTTTGCCTTTTTGTCAAGACCCCCACATTCTGCAATCTAAAATACGGGATGCGACTCCCTAGACAATTCTCATGATTTGTGCTATACTTTCGAAAGTACAAAAAAGATGAAAATTCAGGATCCTCTTGATGTGAAGATAAAGACAAACGTCTGTGTACGCTCGCTCCTTGAATTCGGTTTTCCCAAAGAGTATATTGCCGCAGAGCTTCATGTTCCATTAGATCGCGTCACTGAAGCGGAAAGCATGTTTGGAGGCCCCGATTCCTTCCCTCCGCCTGTCACTGACTCCATGCAATATGTCGTGCGATTCAATACGTTTCTGAATAATCCGGGTACGCCAATCGAAGACGCACAGCTTCTCTCCTCGATTGACAAAGCGCGTGCGCGCATACTTGCCAGCATTATGGCTCAATGGTTTGATTGGTGCCCCCATGCAATGGCTGGCATGGTCAAAAGCACAATTGAAGCGACAGAAAGAGCGCGCAGAGTAGGTGGCACGTATGCGATAGGAATTGCCTTTGTTGAATACCAAGATCATCCACCCAACAACCAGCACTAACCGCTGGTTTTATTTTTTTTTGAAATAAAAAAACCGGCGATTCCATGGCCGGTTATTGCGTGTGCTGTTGCGCCCTACTTTCCGCTTCGCGCTTGTCAACAACATCTTTCGCATTTCCGATTGCTTCAAGTAATTCATTAAGATTGTCTTGTGCTCTCTTCCCTGCTTCAAGCAAGTACTCGCACTCCCATACTTTTCGTCCCTCGAGCATTCGGACAAGTGTAGCGCTCTTAATATCGAGAAGAATTCCTGAGCGCTCATCTATGTCACGGATGAGATTC harbors:
- a CDS encoding AtpZ/AtpI family protein; this translates as MASIAKNAYRWYTILYEDISNVLVSFYKNLLNVAQNEQNKQFHALGIALEMGYFIALPLVGFAILGAFLDSTFKTKPLILLISILFAIVISTVLVYRKTKEILDDTSNSPSDKKEL
- a CDS encoding response regulator, coding for MNSSIPQCILVAEDDDMIWELGIRKLFTVLFPISKLVRARNEAEVYIAIANQKPDLITMDGTLADGSQGLAIARELRTLDIQAPIVMLSAAGMSGQEIREAGAQAYCLKMDMSKKLPGIFAQLGFATEQNPGRSH
- a CDS encoding TatD family hydrolase; this encodes MPLRLIDTHCQIQFRQYDVDRDDVIAQAQRSNIGMIIVGCDYESSAAAIQCAESIGAHTWAAVGQHPNDSREVFEYEKFFQLGASSFKVVAIGETGLDWYRLPEGIDIQQEKTRQQELFERHIALSKALSKPLIIHSRNTHTEIIEILSSSFGEWKEGDSERGVLHCFTGTLEQAEVYLKLGFLISFTGIITFASQYDEIVKNLPLEKLLVETDAPYLTPVPFRGKRNVPMYVEFVVDKVASLRGVSSEEVARQTTENAKRLFRLE
- a CDS encoding CvpA family protein encodes the protein MSFNPDVIILIILAIFFLMGFVRGFIKQIGSIAGFFLALWIAATYHPAVAVYLKPSFSQWQIIAQQLSVVAAYGLLFFGTQFAFGIVISIADYMFRIFSFAPFMKFTNRLLGGIIGVLEGVLLVSATVFLLLHFPFSTKLTEQLKQSPFLPVINTVNTMLTPLLPDASKLPQGLPSIIDPKNINLDQLKNIDPSKLNIDMNSKEYQQLKGFLDEILKEQEQSAKNSKNSKSEKAAPSEKKK
- the metG gene encoding methionine--tRNA ligase, with translation MPQKSYTITTPIYYINDKPHIGHAYTTIIADIFTRYHRMKGEDAFFLTGTDENSQGSLDAALKSGETDIQRFIDAQSALWRSTWDSLDILYTDFIRTTEERHKQGVKKFFLAVHEKGDIYKGTYTGLYCTGCEAFVRESDLVNGNCPNHPCPPQEIKEENYFFKLTSYRDRLLEHIDAHPDFIQPVSRRNEIRNYIEHHMEDISISRQSAKWGIPIPIDESQVIYVWFDALINYLTGVGYGWNDELFGKHWPADMHVVGKDIIKFHCALWPAMLMAAGLPLPKRVFAHGFFTIDGHKMGKSMGNAIDPVALAQSYGNDVLRYFLAREIPFGSDGDFSFSRLKERYTADLAKGLGNFTSRVATMASREYNSASPVSLDSEAKDAIGECWNEWTHAMEEYHPDEALSEVWNLISFGDKYIEQQKPWALSKSDKARYTAVIQTLVEVLRHISVMVYPFMPKTAEKIWEQLGIGEQQRSLTCEQSRTISSVPIEHITKSESLFPPLP